The following proteins come from a genomic window of Gimesia chilikensis:
- a CDS encoding peptidylprolyl isomerase yields the protein MSSPRRHSFTYLLCLALLGLTAGQPLRAATQADEVLATVNGQTVTEADLSFALLSRGITDAPPALRQQLLEQLINQRLIQEFLKAQKIEVPPKQLDESVVKVENFIRKKGDNPQQVLTKMGFTPEKLRAAIALPLAWNLYARQEITPEKMQAYFNAHREELDGTRVEASQILLKLSPNASTTEIDQAKQKLLDLRNQIQSGKLSFAEAAAQYSQAPSKTEGGKLVTSAYRGKMPLVFTRQVFPLKEGEISEPFQSPFGMHLITLNKKHPGQFSLEDVRGELFQTLSRELYDQTLQKLRSTAKIEWKTEPKS from the coding sequence ATGTCATCGCCGCGCCGTCACTCTTTCACATATCTCCTCTGCCTGGCTCTTCTGGGCCTCACCGCAGGACAACCGCTTCGCGCTGCAACACAAGCCGACGAGGTGCTCGCGACCGTCAATGGCCAGACGGTGACTGAGGCTGACCTCTCATTTGCCCTGCTCTCACGTGGCATCACCGATGCACCGCCGGCTCTCCGTCAGCAACTGCTGGAGCAGCTGATCAATCAACGTCTGATCCAGGAATTTCTGAAAGCGCAGAAAATCGAAGTCCCGCCGAAACAGTTGGATGAAAGTGTCGTCAAAGTCGAGAACTTCATCCGCAAGAAAGGCGATAATCCGCAGCAGGTACTCACGAAAATGGGCTTCACTCCCGAAAAGCTCCGCGCTGCGATTGCCCTGCCGCTGGCCTGGAATCTCTATGCCCGACAGGAAATCACACCGGAAAAAATGCAGGCTTATTTCAACGCTCATCGTGAAGAGCTGGATGGCACCCGCGTCGAAGCCAGTCAAATTCTTCTGAAACTCTCCCCCAACGCGTCCACAACGGAAATCGATCAAGCGAAACAGAAGCTGCTGGATCTGCGGAATCAGATCCAGTCCGGCAAGCTGAGCTTCGCCGAAGCTGCCGCCCAGTATTCGCAGGCCCCCAGCAAAACAGAGGGAGGCAAACTGGTCACCTCCGCGTATCGGGGAAAAATGCCGCTGGTCTTCACCAGACAGGTCTTCCCCCTCAAAGAAGGTGAAATCAGTGAACCCTTCCAATCCCCCTTTGGCATGCACCTCATCACGTTGAATAAGAAACACCCTGGCCAGTTCAGTCTGGAAGACGTGCGTGGCGAACTCTTTCAGACGCTCTCCCGCGAACTCTACGATCAAACGCTGCAGAAGCTGCGTTCCACGGCCAAAATTGAATGGAAAACTGAACCAAAATCCTGA